In Parabacteroides timonensis, the genomic stretch TAGCCGTAGGTGTTCTCCCAGAACGCACCGTTCCAACCGTCCTGCATGTTATAGATGGTGTTACCCCTTCCTTCGATGTAGGGGCTGAAGTCGTGGAAATAGCCCGCGAACATGTCGGCACCGAGGTTCTGCATCACCTGAAACGTCCAGTTCTTCCCCCCGCCCCAATCGTAGTTGAAGTAGATTCCCTGCTGCACGACTTTGAGGGGGAGCCCGTACTTGTTGAATTCCTGTTCCTTGAGGTCGTCGGGAAACCCGGTCCCGTCGGTGTTGTACGACTCGAATTGTCCGGTACACGAGGTCAACCCCAGCCATCCGGGCATCAATATCAGGGCGATATAGGCGGTTATCTTTTTCATTTTCGTCTGTGGTGATTAGAAAGAAAGTTTCACGTTAAATCCCAGGTTCCGGGTGGTCGGCATACCGAACACGTCGATGCCCTGGTTGTCATTGTTGGTCGAGAGCACGGCATCGGGGTCGAAAGGTGCCGATTTATGGAAGAAGAAGAGGTTGCGACCCACGAGCGAAAGCTGCACCTCCTGCAAGAGTTTCGTCTTTTCCAACAGCCGCTTCGGGAGCGTGTAGCCGAGCGAAAATTCGCGGAGACGGATATTTGTCGCGTCATACATATAATATTCGGTGCAACCGTTGCGGCCGCTCACGATGGTATAGAACTTGGAAGGATCGAGGTGCGTGCCTTCGAGGTCGACATAGCCCGTGTTGCGCGCTTCGCCCGATGCGAGGCTGACTCCTTTTTGGTCCATATCGGCCTGCGTTTGCGAGAGCACGTCGCCCCCGAAACGTCCGTCGATCAGGAAATAGAGGCTGAAACCCTTGTAGGTAAAGGCGTTGCCCCACCCGAGCATAAAGTCGGGGGTGCTGTTGCCCACCTTCTCGGTGTTTCCGGAACCGATCACGACCGGGATCTGGTCGCCGTCTTCGTCTTTGGTGTAGACGATCCGGCCGTTCTCGTCACGCTTGAAGGCCTTGCCGTAGATGTCGCCCATCGCTCCGCCTTCGACCAGCCGCATGGAGTAGGAAGAAGAAAAACCCTCGTCGCCATAAATGAAGGTCTTGAGGTCGGGATGCAGCGCGATGACTTTGTTTTTGTTGGTGGAGAAGTTGAGTAAAGTCTTCCACCTGAAATCGTTCGTCAGCAGGGGGATGACGCCGACGCTGGCTTCTATTCCCTGATTGCGGATGTTCCCCGCGTTCACATAGTAGTACTTATAGGTAGCCCCGGCGGACGAAGGGAGCGTGAAGAGCTGGTTCTTCGTGTTCGTCTTGTAGAAGGTAAAATCGAAATCGAAGCGGTAATCGAAGAGTTTCCATTCGGTACCTACCTCCCACGAGGTGCTCATTTCGGGCTTCAGCTCGTCGAAAGGGGCGCCGGAGTTGGTCTGGATCGCTCCACCGGCTATAATCAGGTCGTTGCTTCCGGGGATAGGGTTGCTGAGGAAGAGGGGCAGGTCGTTGCCGACTTTACTCCACGAGCTTCTCAACTTGCCGAAACTGACCCACTGAGGCATTTCCAGGGAATTGTTCAAGATCCACGACAAACCGATCGAGGGATAGAAAAAACTTTTGTAACGGGTGTAGGCCAACGTCGACGACCAGTCGTTGCGTGCCGACAGGTCGACGTAGAAACTTTCCTTCCAGCCTGCCTGTGCGGTGGCGAAGAGCGACTGGATGACGCGGCGTTCGTTGATCTTCTGGTTGATATAGGCGGCGGTAGACATGATGATGTTGGCCACCGTGAAGAGGTTCGGGTAGTACAGCGAGGCGGTTTTCGAGTCGAGCCTCAGCGAGTTGACCGTCCGGCTGTTGATGCTTCCCCCCAGGGCGGCGGTGAAGGTGATGTCGTCCCATTTCTTGTTTGCCATCGCCATCGCGTCGCCATAATAGAGGGTTTCCGTATAATTGAAGTCGATGTAACGGCCGTTAGCCCCCGCCAGTGCGGGCGAGGTGGAGGCATACATTTTCTCCTGGAATGTGTCGTGTGCGTAATCGGCTGTGCCGCGTGCCTGCAGGTTCAGCCAGTCAGTCACCTTGAGGGTGGCGGTCAGGGAGGCGATGACGCGGGTACGTTTGTCGTCATTCACGACACGGTTGGTCAGCCAATAGGGGTTCTGTTCCATGTCGAGCTCGCCCGTTGTGTACCAGTTCTGCTCCATCAGGTTGCGCTTTTCGTTGAAGGTTTCGAACTGGTCGCGATACACGCTGATGTCCTCGCCGCGCGGGAAACGGTAGAGGCCGACCAGGGGATTCATGTAATAGCCGCCCGAGGCGGGACGGTCTTTGATGCCCTGTGTCATCAGGTTGACGTTGGCATCCAGCTTGAGGTAGTCGTCGAAGAAGCCGGCAGACTCGCGGAAATTCAGGTTATGCTTTTGCAGTTTGTTGTGTTCGACAATCCCCCGGGCGGTGGTGTTGGCATAAGAGAAGTAGGTTTGCATCTTCTCGTTGCCGGTAGTGAGCGAGAGGGAGTTGATAGCCGTCAGGCCGTTACGGAAGAAACCGCCAACGTTGTCGTAGTCAGCCAGTTCGGAACGTTCGCCCCAGCTGGTATTTGTCTCACGGTTCATGCCGTAGTCGTTCTGGAACTTGGGGAGGCTGACGGCACGGTCGACCGTCAAGCTGGACGAGAAGGTGACGCGTTGCACGTCGGCATGTCCCCTCTTCGTGGTTATCAGGATCACCCCGTTGGCGGCCTGCGAACCGTATAAAGCGGCGGCGGATGCACCTTTGAGGATACTCATACTCTCGATATCGTCGGGGTTGAGGTTTGAAATGCCGTCGCCACCGTCGCGGTTGCCGGCATCAGCTGTGCCCCCGATGGCCGAAATGGCCTGTTCGTTGCTGCTGTTCAGCATCGGGATACCGTCGATCACGTACAACGGCTGGTTGTTTCCCGACACAGAACGGTAGCCGCGGATGATGACCCTTGCCGAGTTTCCGAGGCCGAAAGAGGTGCGGTTGATCTGTACACCGGCGGTTTTACCGGCCAGCGTCTGGATAAAGTTGAACTCCTTCACGCGTACCAGTTCATCGCCTGCCACAAACTGGGTGGCGTACGGCAGGGAGGCTTCCTGCTTGTGAAGTCCGAGGGCGGTCACGATCACTTCGCCCAACTGTTGGGAGTCCTCCGCCAGTTGGATACGCAGGACACGTTCGCCGTTGTAATTGATTTTCTGGGGAAGGTAACCGATATACGACACTTGCAGGGTTGCCTTGGGCGGCAGGTCGAGCATGAAGTTGCCGTCAAGGTCGGTCACAGTGCCGCGGCTGGTGCCTTTGATGAGGATATTCGCGCCGATTATCGGCTCGCCAGCCTTGTCGGTCACGGTACCGGCCACCTGCCTGTTCTGGTTTTCCTGCATACGGATGACGTATTCCCTGTGATTCAAAATGATTTGTTTATTAACGACCGTGAAGGCGATGTCGGTATCTTTGAACAGAAGGTCGAGCAGGTCGAGTAGCGAACGGCCTTGCAGACGCTCACGGACGGGAGCCGACAGGTCGATCACCCGGGCGTCATATATAAAGGAATAAGCAGTCTGTTGTTCGATTGCGTCCAATACTTCGGCCAGCGTTTTCCCGTAGACATCCGTTTTAAGCACAAACGGATCGTCATGAATAACTTGCCCTTGCAACCCGACACACAGAAGCAAACCTAGCAGAAGGATGTAAATTTTCATAGAAACGTTATTTATCATGCTCTCTAATCAGAACTTATTTCGGGTAAATGTACACAATTATTGAAGAAATACAACTTTTCCAACTAAAAAAACTCGCCCGAAGGCTCCATCTTCACAGAAAGAGCACTTCAAGCGAGTGACACATCAATTATGTTGAAATGATATTAAATCATATTTTTTCGGGGTTATTCAGCAGACGTACAGTAGTTTGCGTTTTTATCCCACCATAGGTTGGCTGCCACGTTGTCCTTGCCACCCAACATCTGGACACCTCTGTTGTATTCATCTTTGTTTACCAGGCTTTCCTTAACCGGATACTTGATACGTTTGATGAAATTCTTCGGATCTTTGATATCTTTCGAATAACCTCCGAAAACGGTTTCATCCCTGTAGATAGCAACATCCAGGCGAGGCAAGTTGAGGCGGCGTTTGTCGCTCCATCCTTCCCAGGACAAGTCGGGAGTACCGGCAATGTACTTCTGGGTGATGATCTTTTCAAGAGCTGTGTTACCTGCTCCGGCCTGGTCGTCATACTTGGCACTTGTACCGGCCAGGTTCTTTTCTGTCGATGCCAGGTATTCGTCGGCTTGACTGCCTACACCCCACTTTTCGAAAGAAGAGCGTACGCCTTCTTCGTATTCGTGCTTGGCATCGCCTGCCAAGATACCGCGGGCAAACAATTCAGCTTTCAGGAAGCATACTTCTTCGTATAGGAAGACGTCGTACGGGCGTGAGTTGTACTTGCCACCGTCTTTCACCAGATAACCCAGTTCGGCATAGTTCTTTACCACATAGTCGCCCTTGTTCTGTTCTTCCGAACGAGCGCCGTACGGCAGACCTTGCCAGTTACCGCCTGTGATAGAAGGCTGGAAGATCTTCGGAGCACGCGGGTCAACCTTTGCAGGATGCACGGATGATACAGGGATCGGAGCATCGCCTGTCAGCGTAGGAGTCGTATTTTCCACACCTGCCGGCCATGCTACACCACCAATGTTCGTTACCAGTTTCTCAAACGATTTCGACATATTCAACGGGCCACCCCAGGTGATCTGGAACATGACGTAGTTGTAATCCTGTCCCCATGAGCCGTCAGCCTTCGGAGGCATGTAAGCATTCTGTTTCGAGTTGCTGATCAAGCCGCCGTCAGCATTTATCGCTGCCTGGGCTTGTGTCTTACAAACGTTGGGAGCCACTTCGGAAACCCGGAGAGCCAAACGCAGGCGAAGTGAATTAGCGAAGCGCTTCCAGGCATCATTGTCGCACTGGTATACGATATCGTTGCTCTTGTCCGTGAAGATACTCTTCGCGCCGGAAGTGAACATCTTCGGAGCTTCGTCGAGTTCAGCGAAATACTCCGTATAGATATCCTCCATCTCACGGTACGGAGGGTTGGCCTCCGGATCATCGCTTGGTTTGGGGAAAGGCATCGGACCGAACAGGTCGGAAGCCATAGAGTGTACATACACACGCCAGATACGTGCGAAGGCAATCGTATTTGCATAGTCTTCAGCATCCCCACGGGCCGAGAGGTCGCGGATCACAATATTCAGGGAAGCAAGCTGTTTGAGGTATTGTTCCCAGATAACCAGGTTCCACCCATCGTTCTGAACGTAGTTGGCTGTCGACCAACCGCCTCCATCGACTACCATCTGCGAGTACAAGTCAACCTGCAAGGCCTTTAAACGCTGTTCTACATCACCATCAATAATTTTACCGCCACGCACGGTACCGAGCAGGCGAGGCTCGTTCATATTATAATCGACATCGTTGGATGGCTTGTTGGGATTATCGTTCAACCCCGTCAGATCGCAACTGGACACGCCCAGTAAAAGAAGTGAACAAGCAGCTAATATCTTAACATTTTTCATAACAATTCTTTTTAAAATTAGTAGATTTTTAGAAGGCCACATTCAGGTTGAAACCTAAGCTACGCATAGTTGGCATAGAACCGTATTCAATACCTTGTGCATTACCAGAGGTGTAAGCAGCTTCAGGATCGAACCCTTTGGTCTTACTGTAGATCATAAACAGGTTGCGGGCAACGAAGCTCAGCTTTAATCCTGTGAACGGAGTCTTTGAAAGCAATGACTTCGGCAGGCTGTATCCTAGGCTCAATTCGCGCAAGCGGATATTCGTAGCATCATACATCCAGGCTTCAGTGATACCGGAAATACTTGTCCAGTACTTTTCGGCGGATACCTTCTGTGAATTCGGAGTACCGCTAGCCAGCATGCCAGGAACGACTAAACCGTCCTCACGTCCGTCGAGTGTCATTTCCAAAGAACCGTTGTTAGTACCCTGACGAATAGATCCCATATATACATCGCCTCCCTTACGCATATCGATCATAAAGTTCAAAGAGAAGTTCTTATAGGAGAAAGAGTTGTTCCATCCCAACATCCAATCCGGTTGGTTATTACCCAACAGTACCATGTCTTCCGTACGCAAAGGCACACCTTCCTCACCGATCAGTATATTGCCATTATCGTCGCGTTGGTAAGCATATCCGTAGATATCGCCGAAAGCACCACCTTCGTGAGCCACGATTTTCAGGAATGTAACGGAAGGATCGCTCAGGATCTGTTCCTTTGTATCGCTAGTCAGCGAAACCACTTTGTTCTTATTCTTCGACCAGTTCAGTTGAGTATCCCAAACAAAACCTGATTCAGTCATCACCGGAGTGGCGTTAAGTGCGATTTCAATACCCTTATTCTCGATATTACCTGCGTTAATCATCTTCTTCTTGAAGCCGGTTGCAGAAGGGACATCGATCTTTAGGATCTGGTCTTTTGAGTTTTTCTTGTAGTAAGCCAGGTCGATACCTACGCGGTTGTTGAAACCTTTCAGCTCAAGACCTAATTCCCAAGAGTTGATCGTTTCGTTCTTCAGGTTGGGATTAGCCATCCAATCCTCGTTATTGGCACTGAAAATACCACCTTTGATATCGTAGCCGATCTTATAATAGTCGCGCAACATGTACGGATCGGTATCGTTACCAACCTGTGCCCAAGATGCACGAAGCTTACCGAAAGAAAGGAAACCGGTGTTACCACCCATCTTATTGATCATCTGTGTAAAGATCCAGCTTGCACCCACTGACGGGTAAAAGTAAGAAGCATTGTCCTTAGGCAAGGTAGACGACCAGTCGTTACGGGCTGTCAAGTCCAGGTACAGGTAATCGTCCCATGACATAGAAGTCGTTGCGTAGATAGAATTGATCTGCTTGCGTGTCTTTTCATACTCGCCACCATGTGTCTTACCGTTTGCGATAGCGTGGAAATCAGGGATGATGAACTCGCCGGAGTTCTCGGTATAAAGAGCGGTAGAGCGATACATGATGTTACCACCTACTGTACCCACGATACCGAAACGATCCCAGTTACCTTTGGCTGTCAACAGGAAGTCGGAGTTGATTTCGTTAAATTTTTCTGATTTGGCCTGCATACTACCGTTAGTTTCCCAGTACGGTGTACCTGTTCCACGAACCCATTCATACTGAACGGTGTAGTTATCCATACCTGAACGCAGCTTCAAGCTCAACCAGTCGGTGAACGTAAAGTCCAAAGCAGCGAAGCCGATCAAACGGTCTTTCTTATCGCTGTTGGTCATACGATAGGCAGACCAGAAAGGACTCTCAGCATTTGTCTTATGGTCGATCA encodes the following:
- a CDS encoding SusD/RagB family nutrient-binding outer membrane lipoprotein; the encoded protein is MKNVKILAACSLLLLGVSSCDLTGLNDNPNKPSNDVDYNMNEPRLLGTVRGGKIIDGDVEQRLKALQVDLYSQMVVDGGGWSTANYVQNDGWNLVIWEQYLKQLASLNIVIRDLSARGDAEDYANTIAFARIWRVYVHSMASDLFGPMPFPKPSDDPEANPPYREMEDIYTEYFAELDEAPKMFTSGAKSIFTDKSNDIVYQCDNDAWKRFANSLRLRLALRVSEVAPNVCKTQAQAAINADGGLISNSKQNAYMPPKADGSWGQDYNYVMFQITWGGPLNMSKSFEKLVTNIGGVAWPAGVENTTPTLTGDAPIPVSSVHPAKVDPRAPKIFQPSITGGNWQGLPYGARSEEQNKGDYVVKNYAELGYLVKDGGKYNSRPYDVFLYEEVCFLKAELFARGILAGDAKHEYEEGVRSSFEKWGVGSQADEYLASTEKNLAGTSAKYDDQAGAGNTALEKIITQKYIAGTPDLSWEGWSDKRRLNLPRLDVAIYRDETVFGGYSKDIKDPKNFIKRIKYPVKESLVNKDEYNRGVQMLGGKDNVAANLWWDKNANYCTSAE
- a CDS encoding SusC/RagA family TonB-linked outer membrane protein translates to MKIYILLLGLLLCVGLQGQVIHDDPFVLKTDVYGKTLAEVLDAIEQQTAYSFIYDARVIDLSAPVRERLQGRSLLDLLDLLFKDTDIAFTVVNKQIILNHREYVIRMQENQNRQVAGTVTDKAGEPIIGANILIKGTSRGTVTDLDGNFMLDLPPKATLQVSYIGYLPQKINYNGERVLRIQLAEDSQQLGEVIVTALGLHKQEASLPYATQFVAGDELVRVKEFNFIQTLAGKTAGVQINRTSFGLGNSARVIIRGYRSVSGNNQPLYVIDGIPMLNSSNEQAISAIGGTADAGNRDGGDGISNLNPDDIESMSILKGASAAALYGSQAANGVILITTKRGHADVQRVTFSSSLTVDRAVSLPKFQNDYGMNRETNTSWGERSELADYDNVGGFFRNGLTAINSLSLTTGNEKMQTYFSYANTTARGIVEHNKLQKHNLNFRESAGFFDDYLKLDANVNLMTQGIKDRPASGGYYMNPLVGLYRFPRGEDISVYRDQFETFNEKRNLMEQNWYTTGELDMEQNPYWLTNRVVNDDKRTRVIASLTATLKVTDWLNLQARGTADYAHDTFQEKMYASTSPALAGANGRYIDFNYTETLYYGDAMAMANKKWDDITFTAALGGSINSRTVNSLRLDSKTASLYYPNLFTVANIIMSTAAYINQKINERRVIQSLFATAQAGWKESFYVDLSARNDWSSTLAYTRYKSFFYPSIGLSWILNNSLEMPQWVSFGKLRSSWSKVGNDLPLFLSNPIPGSNDLIIAGGAIQTNSGAPFDELKPEMSTSWEVGTEWKLFDYRFDFDFTFYKTNTKNQLFTLPSSAGATYKYYYVNAGNIRNQGIEASVGVIPLLTNDFRWKTLLNFSTNKNKVIALHPDLKTFIYGDEGFSSSYSMRLVEGGAMGDIYGKAFKRDENGRIVYTKDEDGDQIPVVIGSGNTEKVGNSTPDFMLGWGNAFTYKGFSLYFLIDGRFGGDVLSQTQADMDQKGVSLASGEARNTGYVDLEGTHLDPSKFYTIVSGRNGCTEYYMYDATNIRLREFSLGYTLPKRLLEKTKLLQEVQLSLVGRNLFFFHKSAPFDPDAVLSTNNDNQGIDVFGMPTTRNLGFNVKLSF
- a CDS encoding SusC/RagA family TonB-linked outer membrane protein, with translation MRYSLFKNYSELRKLLGIIVALVACCNLSAQQISGVVTDTNDGFGLPGVSVLVPGTTVGTITDVDGNYTLDVEGGKELQFSYIGYATVTVAINGKTKIDVQLSEDTQNIEEVVVTALGIKREKKALGYSMQELKGESLTQTRDANVANALAGKVAGLQIKQNGTGVGGSTRIVIRGNNSIAGNNQPLVVVDGVPIDNFSGGTDDFYGNGNVDKGSGMSDISPDDIESMSVLKGPAAAALYGSRAGNGVVMITTKKGSQSKGVGVNYNLNFTAEDPMQTPTFQNVYGQGAAGVYNNNVYGSWGPKMDGSTKDMALGSFGYAARDNNLYKDFLRTGTSWTNSVDISKSSEDITFRAGVTRLDNKGVVPNSGLDRTSINLRSTVKLAKWLSADMKVNYINQHTNNRIKLATDPDNIFLNYLSMPRSVGFSDYSGYEANNWKRADGSAAGFLIDHKTNAESPFWSAYRMTNSDKKDRLIGFAALDFTFTDWLSLKLRSGMDNYTVQYEWVRGTGTPYWETNGSMQAKSEKFNEINSDFLLTAKGNWDRFGIVGTVGGNIMYRSTALYTENSGEFIIPDFHAIANGKTHGGEYEKTRKQINSIYATTSMSWDDYLYLDLTARNDWSSTLPKDNASYFYPSVGASWIFTQMINKMGGNTGFLSFGKLRASWAQVGNDTDPYMLRDYYKIGYDIKGGIFSANNEDWMANPNLKNETINSWELGLELKGFNNRVGIDLAYYKKNSKDQILKIDVPSATGFKKKMINAGNIENKGIEIALNATPVMTESGFVWDTQLNWSKNKNKVVSLTSDTKEQILSDPSVTFLKIVAHEGGAFGDIYGYAYQRDDNGNILIGEEGVPLRTEDMVLLGNNQPDWMLGWNNSFSYKNFSLNFMIDMRKGGDVYMGSIRQGTNNGSLEMTLDGREDGLVVPGMLASGTPNSQKVSAEKYWTSISGITEAWMYDATNIRLRELSLGYSLPKSLLSKTPFTGLKLSFVARNLFMIYSKTKGFDPEAAYTSGNAQGIEYGSMPTMRSLGFNLNVAF